The Brachyhypopomus gauderio isolate BG-103 chromosome 7, BGAUD_0.2, whole genome shotgun sequence genome has a window encoding:
- the LOC143519275 gene encoding uncharacterized protein LOC143519275 isoform X2, with the protein MDYSTKTLAKGCFGKIYKQKYKDTWAAMKKVPMAYITKEQLDRECRVYYKVHHNNVVKLLGDPWLENGTWHIPLEFIFGEDLETTIFNTQKSKIQLTSSVKATIITGMCEGLFHLHSKDIVHQDLKPDNIMVEHQTHRAVIIDMGLAKFFVNGLSSAQNLGNEAYSAPEILHRRGIRDKRSDIWAFGKIIAELCAGIRLPTDFLSSVTIRDTLRDSPYCGVVTSMVAANAAERPTMIEVIGKIRRAGAVVEADAATRGGAVTGKANPGLVAQGGGRGKVVNDLGVKQIRHPGPVPAEVRAHPPPALNNHRAPPPQPDALPLYAGRGAIPQNPQIRLPCPLPTDGRVIQHCYDEDTGQMVYKEIVTRHGRVVKYEDVVKMTKP; encoded by the exons ATGGACTACTCTACAAAAACTCTGGCAAAAGGCTGCTTTGGAAAGATTTACAAACAGAAGTACAAGGATACCTGGGCTGCAATGAAGAAAGTGCCCATGGCCTACATCACCAAGGAGCAGCTCGACAGAGAGTGCAGAGTATACTA CAAAGTACATCACAATAATGTGGTTAAGCTCCTCGGGGATCCATGGCTGGAAAATGGAACGTGGCACATTCCTCTGGAGTTTATCTTTGGAGAGGATCTTGAGACAACCATATTTAACACACAGAAATCTAAAATACAG TTGACCTCGTCAGTGAAGGCCACCATCATAACAGGCATGTGTGAAGGGCTGTTTCATCTTCACAGTAAAGACATCGTCCACCAGGACCTAAAACCAGACAACATCATG GTTGAACACCAAACCCATCGTGCTGTGATCATCGATATGGGCCTGGCAAAGTTCTTTGTGAATGGCTTGAGCTCGGCCCAGAACCTGGGGAACGAGGCCTACTCGGCACCAGAGATCCTGCACAGACGTGGTATCCGGGACAAGCGCTCAGACATCTGGGCCTTTGGCAAGATAATCGCTGAACTCTGCGCAGGGATCCGGCTGCCCACAGACTTTCTGTCTTCCGTCACCATTAGGGACACTTTGAGAGACAGCCCTTACTGCGGTGTAGTGACCAGTATGGTAGCGGCAAACGCCGCAGAGAGACCCACCATGATTGAAGTGATCGGCAAGATCAGACGAGCCGGAGCGGTTGTCGAGGCAGACGCGGCCACCAGGGGCGGGGCCGTAACGGGAAAGGCTAACCCAGGTTTGGTGGCGCAAGGGGGTGGTAGAGGAAAAGTTGTAAATGACCTTGGCGTGAAGCAAATAAGGCACCCAGGCCCTGTTCCAGCCGAAGTACGGGCCCACCCGCCCCCAGCTCTAAACAATCATCGTGCCCCCCCTCCGCAGCCAGACGCATTACCCCTATATGCTGGAAGAGGGGCGATCCCTCAAAACCCACAGATACGCCTTCCGTGTCCCTTACCAACAGATGGAAGAGTGATTCAGCACTGCTATGATGAGGATACAGGCCAGATGGTGTACAAGGAGATAGTGACCAGGCATGGCAGAGTTGTTAAGTACGAGGACGTGGTGAAAATGACCAAGCCCTGA
- the LOC143519275 gene encoding putative serine/threonine-protein kinase MARK-A isoform X1, translated as MYSNYPTQYNILVQKKLKFYLVCVCLSFGEFGCICDLVGWLEEHTYDIVFTQEQGVRGTQKKIESKQRQLSNKMDYSTKTLAKGCFGKIYKQKYKDTWAAMKKVPMAYITKEQLDRECRVYYKVHHNNVVKLLGDPWLENGTWHIPLEFIFGEDLETTIFNTQKSKIQLTSSVKATIITGMCEGLFHLHSKDIVHQDLKPDNIMVEHQTHRAVIIDMGLAKFFVNGLSSAQNLGNEAYSAPEILHRRGIRDKRSDIWAFGKIIAELCAGIRLPTDFLSSVTIRDTLRDSPYCGVVTSMVAANAAERPTMIEVIGKIRRAGAVVEADAATRGGAVTGKANPGLVAQGGGRGKVVNDLGVKQIRHPGPVPAEVRAHPPPALNNHRAPPPQPDALPLYAGRGAIPQNPQIRLPCPLPTDGRVIQHCYDEDTGQMVYKEIVTRHGRVVKYEDVVKMTKP; from the exons gtgcaaaaaaaactaaaattttatttagtgtgtgtatgtttaagtTTTGGGGAGTTTGGATGTATTTGTGATCTTGTAGGATGGCTGGAAGAACACACCTATGACATTGTGTTTACACAGGAGCAAGGCGTGAGaggcacacaaaaaaaaatagaaagCAAGCAAAGGCAGCTCTCAAACAAG ATGGACTACTCTACAAAAACTCTGGCAAAAGGCTGCTTTGGAAAGATTTACAAACAGAAGTACAAGGATACCTGGGCTGCAATGAAGAAAGTGCCCATGGCCTACATCACCAAGGAGCAGCTCGACAGAGAGTGCAGAGTATACTA CAAAGTACATCACAATAATGTGGTTAAGCTCCTCGGGGATCCATGGCTGGAAAATGGAACGTGGCACATTCCTCTGGAGTTTATCTTTGGAGAGGATCTTGAGACAACCATATTTAACACACAGAAATCTAAAATACAG TTGACCTCGTCAGTGAAGGCCACCATCATAACAGGCATGTGTGAAGGGCTGTTTCATCTTCACAGTAAAGACATCGTCCACCAGGACCTAAAACCAGACAACATCATG GTTGAACACCAAACCCATCGTGCTGTGATCATCGATATGGGCCTGGCAAAGTTCTTTGTGAATGGCTTGAGCTCGGCCCAGAACCTGGGGAACGAGGCCTACTCGGCACCAGAGATCCTGCACAGACGTGGTATCCGGGACAAGCGCTCAGACATCTGGGCCTTTGGCAAGATAATCGCTGAACTCTGCGCAGGGATCCGGCTGCCCACAGACTTTCTGTCTTCCGTCACCATTAGGGACACTTTGAGAGACAGCCCTTACTGCGGTGTAGTGACCAGTATGGTAGCGGCAAACGCCGCAGAGAGACCCACCATGATTGAAGTGATCGGCAAGATCAGACGAGCCGGAGCGGTTGTCGAGGCAGACGCGGCCACCAGGGGCGGGGCCGTAACGGGAAAGGCTAACCCAGGTTTGGTGGCGCAAGGGGGTGGTAGAGGAAAAGTTGTAAATGACCTTGGCGTGAAGCAAATAAGGCACCCAGGCCCTGTTCCAGCCGAAGTACGGGCCCACCCGCCCCCAGCTCTAAACAATCATCGTGCCCCCCCTCCGCAGCCAGACGCATTACCCCTATATGCTGGAAGAGGGGCGATCCCTCAAAACCCACAGATACGCCTTCCGTGTCCCTTACCAACAGATGGAAGAGTGATTCAGCACTGCTATGATGAGGATACAGGCCAGATGGTGTACAAGGAGATAGTGACCAGGCATGGCAGAGTTGTTAAGTACGAGGACGTGGTGAAAATGACCAAGCCCTGA